A stretch of the Theileria equi strain WA chromosome 1, complete sequence genome encodes the following:
- a CDS encoding hypothetical protein (encoded by transcript BEWA_033540A), with translation MSSPVASKKRRISPLDSGTSNSVSLPEEFENTAGKVIKVTLINFLNHAHLTINCSPNLNLIFGRNGQGKSAIVQGIALCFGGSGHSVGRDANLNHYIKDYHLQNGPNFARVELQLSNQGMNSYQPETYGDVIILTRTIYKNSSCYAISGLMSKKNNIDRRTLAQYLRHVKINVSNPTTYMDQEMCKSFFFQSSAHSFYKYYSAAAGLDQMEEKINAEKNNLEVCKAELKIRKRVLQPDRENIENLSKQIISLEENLKELKQAKESYRLALYKVEKDKYNVAKERYDKFVENDPRNEIKELEDQITSLTDLSLTVKSQIQELIDQSTEHKDKIRNISDNLSVSEESINEFVHAFLLFVTHRIKSSMLALHSNISQIEIQLNKMDSEDKPAEPETKREIVQLKEELENVTKEYDQLHNRHQSLFSELSNLEKQKLGIENQMSEVQADLDELKRENDVILQSLNTNDRIETNRKFLYKYDPSSVRRAISKAKSSKVFIHEPIGPIGEYLKTIPTVPSWKVLPIIERHLKRVILVWLVATETDRAALEKILVSEGCDPNNVKIMKTSFFHTNLDLSSNVEKELAKSKFQSVLYKYLAVNEIPQVLLNIMIELFNISKTAICKDEKELFDVLNNNGLNITAAYTLNNADFGKRVNGSLFFSPSYDRNPHVYRYVRYSGGAKMDHTNEFNERLAQGRERENVLRTSSREITKKLKNNTTQILVLKSKINTIKNEKTNLLKTKTRLESDLSNEIIIDSMTLLNSNNKYNNSNTIKEKYTEQLADLNKKMEDYENQLTSVFNDKKRHESAMKETQIGLNTILKQISEKKIEFQNTQNQINSNKSKIRKLSENIRKYNSILDDHLKEIKELSQRINKYEHEFNEDGIEYTDNVPTKKPEEYLRIVDSSRLVVANLAKGSDGVEQHLSELKDKRLSAEESLRDKELRLQETQKNYSDQKINYTNRCKRFDEYRSRMEQLAKVVFKRTLEMVCGYDGSLIFNDVNRTLDIHIHNKQQSYSKAHVARDLKTLSGGEQSSIQLSMIHSLASLAFSPIHLFDEIDVYMDESTRSKNINAIIQFASNNRDRQLFLLTPHMEFAKHIAEMYPDITKIFNVSKQQN, from the exons ATGTCATCACCTGTTGCTTCAAAGAAGCGGAGGATCAGTCCTTTGGATTCCGGAACTAGCAACTCTGTCTCTCTTCCAGAAG AGTTTGAAAATACCGCTGGAAAAGTCATTAAAGTTACATTAATTAACTTTCTAAACCATGCACATTTGACGATCAATTGCTCGCCTAATTTAAATCTGATTTTTGGAAGAAATGGAC AAGGGAAGAGTGCCATTGTCCAAGGTATCGCACTTTGTTTCGGTGGATCCGGGCATTCCGTCGGTAGAGATGCCAATTTAAACCATTATATCAAGGACTATCACCTACAAAACGGTCCAAA TTTTGCTAGAGTCGAATTGCAATTATCGAATCAAGGGATGAATAGTTACCAACCAGAAACTTATGGAGATGTTATAATCTTGACAAG AACAATTTACAAGAATAGCTCTTGCTATGCCATATCCGGTTTGATGTCAAAAAAGAATAATATCGACCGGAGAACATTGGCCCAGTATCTTAGGCATGTCAAGATAAATGTGTCTAATCCTACGACATATATGGATCAGGAGATGTGCAAATCATTCTTTTTTCAGTCTAGTGCTCACAGTTTTTACAAATACTACAGCGCGGCAGCTGGACTGGAT CAAATGGAGGAAAAAATCAATGCAGAAAAGAATAATCTAGAAGTCTGTAAAGCGGAACTAAAAATAAGAAAACGGGTCTTGCAACCAGATAGGGAAAATATCgaaaatttatcaaagCAAATAATAAGCTTGGAAGAAAACCTAAAGGAGCTAAAACAAGCTAAGGAAAGCTATAGATTAGCTCTCTACAAAGTTGAAAAGGACAAGTATAATGTAGCGAAGGAAAGGTATGATAAGTTTGTAGAGAACGATCCAAGAAATGAGATAAAGGAATTGGAAGACCAAATAACTTCATTGACAGACCTTAGTTTAACCGTTAAATCACAAATCCAAGAACTCATTGATCAGTCAACAGAGCACAAAGACAAGATTAGAAATATTTCTGACAATCTTTCTGTATCTGAAGAATCAATAAATGAGTTTGTTcatgcatttttattatttgtCACACACAGGATCAAATCATCAATGTTGGCTCTCCATTCTAACATATCGCAAATTGAAATACAACTTAACAAGATGGATAGTGAAGATAAGCCAGCTGAGCCCGAAACAAAAAGAGAAATTGTTCaactaaaggaagaactggaaaatgttacaaaagAATATGATCAATTACATAATAGGCATCAATCCCTGTTTTCTGAGTTGTCAAATCttgaaaaacaaaaactAGGAATAGAGAATCAAATGAGTGAGGTACAGGCTGACTTAGATGAATTAAAACGTGAAAACGATGTGATTTTACAATCTTTAAATACCAATGATCGTATAGAAACTAATAgaaaatttttatataaataCGATCCATCATCAGTAAGAAGGGCAATTAGCAAGgcaaaatcatcaaaagTATTTATTCATGAACCTATAGGTCCTATAGGTGAGTACTTAAAAACAATTCCAACTGTACCATCCTGGAAAGTACTACCCATAATCGAGCGTCACTTGAAACGAGTTATTCTTGTATGGTTGGTTGCTACAGAAACCGACAGGGCTGCTCTAGAAAAAATACTTGTGAGTGAAGGTTGCGATCCAAACaatgtaaaaataatgaaaacCAGTTTTTTCCATACAAACTTGgatttatcatcaaatgTAGAAAAAGAATTAGCTAAGAGCAAGTTCCAGTCTGTACTATATAAATACTTGGCAGTAAATGAGATACCTCAGGTGCTTTTAAATATTATGATTGAATTATtcaacatttccaaaacTGCAATATGCAAGGACGAAAAGGAGCTATTCGATGTACTAAATAATAATGGATTAAATATAACTGCAGCATACACTCTTAATAACGCTGATTTTGGGAAACGTGTCAATGGATCCTTGTTTTTTTCCCCTTCTTATGATAGGAATCCGCATGTTTATCGCTATGTACGTTATTCTGGCGGTGCTAAGATGGATCACACCAATGAATTCAATGAAAGACTTGCCCAAGGTAGAGAACGAGAAAATGTGCTTAGGACATCATCAAGAGAGATAACAAAGAAACTTAAAAATAACACTACCCAAATTTTGGTTCTTAAATCGAAAATTAATACaataaaaaatgaaaagaCGAATCTTCTAAAGACTAAAACCCGATTGGAATCTGATTTAAGTAATGAAATCATAATAGACAGTATGACTTTGTTGAATTCT AACAATAAATATAATAATTCAAATActataaaggagaaatATACTGAACAATTAGCTGATCTGAACAAGAAAATGGAAGATTATGAGAATCAACTTACAAGTGTATTTAATGATAAAAAACGCCATGAATCAGCTATGAAAGAAACACAAATCGGGTTGAATACTATATTGAAGCAAATTTCTGAGAAGAAGATTGAATTTCAAAACACACAAAACCAAATTAATTCCAATAAATCAAAAATCCGAAAGCTCTCTGAGAACATCAGAAAATATAACAGTATTCTTGATGACCATTTGAAAGAAATAAAGGAATTATCTCAACGCATAAATAAATATGAGCATGAATTCAATGAGGATGGAATAGAGTACACTGACAATGTACCGACTAAAAAGCCGGAAGAATATTTACGAATCGTAGATTCAAGTAGGCTTGTAGTTGCTAACCTGGCAAAAGGTTCTGACGGTGTAGAACAGCATCTTTCAGAATTAAAGGATAAACGTTTATCGGCAGAGGAATCCCTACGTGATAAGGAACTAAGACTGCAGGAAACTCAAAAGAACTATTCTGACCAAAAAATTAATTATACCAATAGGTGCAAACGTTTTGACGAATATCGATCCAGAATGGAGCAACTAGCCAAAGTTGTTTTTAAGCGTactctggagatggtaTGTGGCTACGATGGAAGCTTGATATTTAACGATGTTAACCGCACATTGGATATACACATTCATAATAAACAACAATCTTACAGCAAGGCACATGTCGCCAGAGATTTAAAG ACGCTAAGTGGAGGGGAGCAGTCATCAATTCAGCTTTCCATGATACACAGTTTGGCTTCTCTAGCATTCTCTCCGATACACttatttgatgaaattgatgtatatatggatgaaaGTACAAGAAgtaaaaatataaacgCAATTATACAGTTTGCGTCTAACAATAGGGATCGTCAGTTATTTTTACTAACTCCACATATGGAATTTGCAAAACACATTGCAG AAATGTATCCTGATATAACTAAAATATTTAACGTATCTAAACAGcaaaattaa
- a CDS encoding long-chain fatty acid CoA ligase, putative (encoded by transcript BEWA_033550A) translates to MSTSNTYFVQADSPGFYSVPIPGSEEDGYSPIYKNTNYDTITGASDLEDVGDIKTSRDLFLKGLKMNPDAPCLGSRKNLPDGSLGEYEFRTYKEVEHLSKVVGSSIIQMNLTKEHSSGKPDIPPCRFVGLFVPSCEEWILCEQGSYAYGLTLVPIYHTMGPNSILFILKNTQLELLVCTVETAEIVVSVLESETEEIFLSTIVLIRTGDIPDGLLQNKFKIRFILWSSLLSLDHNKILPVTPAPLNALNLISYTSGTTGLPKGVMITHKNFIDTVVTALHMVYHGGLTGEYFNCHLSYLPMAHLFEKTFLNAVFYYGGKVGLYSGDVKKVLDDIQTLKPTLFISVPRLFQRIHDKIISGISEKPFPIRFLFYRGLNYKIRKIRRSGVYTSYIYDKIIFDKVKKLLGGNIRWMFVGSSTMSPIIVDRIKALFGVPLLWGYSLTESTAGSFVQHIGDTDSSNCGGPLPSIHFRLRSVPELSYFVNEKPPRGELLLKGNGVTPGYFKMDDVTKDVIKDSWLHTGDVVELLENGSIRVIDRIKHLFKLSQGEYVAPEYVESIINSTPHIAQSFVCGRSDQAFPVAIVVPDEEALKSWIHANFKDMTFDRICKTKELYDLIFEEIASAFTENNLKGFEKVKAVYLEHTLFSLENDLLTVTSKLRRSNLQKKYKEEIDKMYRTINLAKKQTEQ, encoded by the exons ATGTCTACATCAAATACCTACTTTGTCCAGGCTGATAGTCCTGGATTTTACTCTGTGCCCATACCGGGGtctgaggaagatg GTTATAGTCCCATATATAAGAATACAAACTATGATACGATAACTGGTGCAAGCGATTTGGAAGATGTGGGAGACATAAAAACATC GCGGGATCTGTTCCTGAAAGGTCTTAAAATGAATCCAGACGCCCCTTGCCTTGGTTCTAGAAAGAATCTCCCTGATGGATCACTGGGCGAATACGAGTTTAGAACATATAAGGAAGTGGAACACCTCTCAAAAGTAGTAGGAAGTTCTATTATTCAAATGAATCTAACCAAAGAACATTCTTCAGGAAAACCGGATATACCACCCTGCAGATTTGTTGGTTTATTTGTACCCAGCTGTGAAGAATGGATATTGTGCGAACAAGGTTCTTATGCCTATGGTCTTACCCTAGTACCTATATATCACACTATGGGACCAAATTCAATATTGTTCATTTTGAAGAATACCCAATTGGAGCTGCTTGTTTGTACTGTTGAAACTGCCGAAATAGTAGTTTCTGTTCTCGAATCGGAAACTGAGGAAATCTTCCTTAGTACCATTGTTCTCATACGTACAGGGGATATTCCAGATGGCTtgttacaaaataaatTTAAGATTAGATTTATTCTATGGTCTAGTTTACTGTCTCTAGATCATAATAAAATACTACCAGTGACTCCAGCTCCCTTGAATGCATTAAATTTGATATCTTATACATCTGGAACGACTGGCTTACCAAAGGGAGTTATGATTACACACAAGAATTTTATTGATACAGTAGTAACAGCGCTTCATATGGTTTATCACGGTGGGTTGACTGGAGAATATTTCAATTGCCATTTAAGCTATTTGCCTATGGCGCATCTCTTTGAAAAGACGTTTTTGAACGCTGTTTTTTACTATGGTGGAAAGGTTGGACTATATTCCGGAGATGTCAAGAAAGTTCTAGATGATATTCAAACTCTTAAACCAACATTGTTTATTAGTGTTCCTAGATTGTTCCAGAGAATTCACGATAAGATTATATCTGGCATTTCTGAAAAACCATTCCCTATAAGATTTCTCTTTTATCGTGGACTTAACTACAAAATTCGTAAAATCAGAAGATCTGGAGTTTATACATCTTATATTTATGACAAGATCATATTTGACAAGGTGAAAAAACTGCTTGGAGGGAATATCCGTTGGATGTTTGTCGGCTCTTCGACTATGAGTCCCATTATAGTTGATCGCATTAAAGCGTTGTTTGGTGTTCCTCTACTTTGGGGTTATTCTCTAACTGAGTCTACGGCTGGGTCATTTGTTCAACATATCGGTGATACGGATTCATCCAATTGCGGCGGACCATTACcatctatacattttaGGTTGAGATCGGTCCCTGAGCTGTCATACTTTGTCAATGAAAAGCCACCTCGTGGTGAATTATTGCTTAAGGGAAATGGTGTGACACCTGGCTATTTTAAAATGGATGATGTTACTAAGGATGTTATCAAGGATTCTTGGCTTCATACAGGCGATGTTGTAGAATTATTGGAAAACGGCAGTATTCGTGTAATAGATCGCATTAAACATTTGTTTAAACTGTCCCAAGGAGAATATGTGGCACCAGAATATGTTGAATCTATTATTAATTCAACTCCGCATATTGCTCAATCCTTTGTTTGTGGAAGATCAGATCAG GCCTTCCCTGTTGCTATAGTTGTCCCAGATGAGGAAGCATTAAAGAGTTGGATACATGCAAACTTTAAGGACATGACTTTTGATAGAATTTGCAAGACTAAGGAATTATATGACCTTATTTTCGAG GAAATCGCTAGTGCCTTTACTGAAAACAATCTCAAGggttttgaaaaggttaaGGCCGTTTATTTGGAACATACTCTATTTTCGCTCGAGAATGACCTTCTTACGGTCACTTCCAAACTAAGACGTAGCAATTTGCagaaaaaatataaagaagaaattgACAAAATGTACAGAACTATTAACCTTGctaaaaaacaaactgaACAGTAA
- a CDS encoding N-acetylglucosamine-1-phosphate, putative (encoded by transcript BEWA_033560A), producing MQLSTKEQSSLIYKPSLNFFKLFSLIFGISSGIATTTLIFCNGDTKHFVLLQVFCVIIAFINHFGTLQVSELLENRGLISSNLNRDSTHRKIPEPGALLGCALYIICMICVQLVHKGQCEELLKYNAGLVSITLMTLLGFIDDVLLLNWWSKIITPILASLPLCLAHSESTVVKLPSILPVFGSLELDIGYVYYIYMIFLTVFCANSINIYAGINGLEIGQSLVMAFFVLIYNSIHRFSFYLTLPFIAINISLLCYNWYPAVLFVGNTYSLFAGTYFSVISILGNFSKIMPFIFIPQLINFILSLPQLFGIVPCPRHRIPRYNQKTDRLEYSRNLTLINLFLWVFGPMKEEMLSFSLIVFQTFCCTLGLILKYSAN from the exons ATGCAGTTATCCACAAAGGAGCAGAGCTCCTTGATTTATAAACCCTCATTGAACTTCTTTAAACTATTTAGTCtgatatttggaatatcGTCTGGAATCGCAACAACTACACTAATATTTTgtaatggagatactaaACACTTTGTCTTGTTGCAAGTCTTTTGCGTAATAATCGCCTTTATCAACCATTTTGGAACACTTCAGGTATCGGAACTATTGGAGAATAGAG GACTAATAAGTTCAAACTTGAATAGAGATTCCACACATCGCAAGATCCCTGAACCTGGAGCGTTACTAGGATGTGCATTATATATAATATGCATGATTTGCGTACAACTTGTGCACAAAGGTCAATGTGAAGAG CTGTTAAAATACAATGCGGGACTGGTATCCATAACATTGATGACACTGCTG GGGTTTATTGACGATGTATTACTACTGAATTGGTGGAGTAAGATTATAACTCCTATTCTAG CATCACTTCCTTTATGTTTGGCACATTCCGAAAGTACAGTAGTAAAATTACCGAGTATTTTACCCGTTTTTGGAAGTTTGGAACTCGATATAGGATATGTATACTACATCTACATGATATTTCTCACGGTGTTTTGTGCTAATTCCATAAACATTTACGCTGGTATAAATGGTTTAGAAATTGGTCAATCGTTGGTAATGGCATTTTTTGTACTAATATACAACAGCATT CATCGGTTTTCATTTTACCTCACTCTCCCATTTATAGCAATAAATATATCGCTTCTTTGCTATAACTGGTACCCAGCCGTGCTGTTCGTAGGTAATACGTACTCATTATTCGCG GGGACATATTTCTCTGTTATATCAATACTTGGGAATTTTTCAAAGATTATGCCATTCATTTTCATTCCACAGCTAATAAACTTTATCCTATCGCTTCCTCAG CTGTTTGGTATTGTTCCGTGTCCAAGGCACAGGATCCCAAG GTACAATCAGAAGACTGACAGACTAGAATATTCTAGAAACCTCACACTCATAAATCTGTTTCTTTGG GTATTTGGGCCGATGAAAGAAGAGATGCTATCCTTCTCTCTCATAGTATTTCAAACCTTTTGTTGTACACTTGGcttaattttaaaatatagTGCGAACTGA
- a CDS encoding hypothetical protein (encoded by transcript BEWA_033570A) has translation MNYVIFFSIAVFSLASALSHNLPRFRLQENHFVRENLGFVGYNLFNRRHGRSLTTSAVNTYVTSNPNRNKPIARKNSVIRRSKLHRKSINRTRRLDEHSQAPEVVKIKEQESVYHDISFGNLESRDHLEHKGIKRCDQKSKGSKGTTTSERNLALYTKFKTLITVYSDIFNELGIYDEIKKLIPFFHWDIWQSISRGQLRTCNWSKNQFQDYLNILGKLDDHIIAIYDDIFKTVTTLSDNVKESQPQKDLKEQLTPELIQSMFENIANNYKSEISSKRSKNLGCIKNFFERQILKAIESIISNSITPYSTVAHELIGKFINIGDKKQKERLSAENYFEYLYGKVMEPRIFQDPRNIERLNIYHKHVFTDWMIKFIGTGSKMPALTRLTSSMAFFRKLSPYIWLFDCGEGIKHGLEILNHDPTNVNKIFITHLHGDHCLGLFAFLYMRRNVPLEVYGPTGIRDFIHEVHKRTSCMENLDCIVYELEVNGNNKKSENNIKGQTFVPDTSGCLKVFEDEVCTVHAAPLDHKMPTVGYVITEKFKDSNLGKVPRKIVICQDSSNSDKMIPIAKDATILIHEATINSPTPSTSNILLSLIRDYKSVEFSKGVVGALFNFASSLDLRINCLSHTKANLNLFLSKNLSTMLGKLDCTKELIDGFIKAPKIHPNDMQKQVLKQDKTRSEYICKQYKFMKLNWLSQIKNLISRLKLIKELNKLGTPIKRLKKHTSLLLRINSLLQNEFSFRKTSLAYNNILVGFSNELKFKGPNRSETPKIEMLDSIYSQIYEYWDEHNTEKEKIRNPEDKDWWKLLNKITESYGHSTSPLAADFAIKTDAKRLILTHFTSKYAGDSKLSSVLTMARIEHDARMTIKNHFKSKPTKLERSIPVTAAWDGYVITL, from the exons ATGAATTATGTTATATTTTTTAGTATAGCAGTATTTTCACTAGCGTCCGCTCTATCGCATAATTTGCCAAGATTTCGTCTGCAAGAAAATCATTTTGTCCGAGAAAACCTGGGATTTGTTGGTTATAATCTATTCAATAGACGACATGGACGTTCCTTGACCACTTCAGCCGTAAATACATACGTAACGTCAAATCCGAATCGAAATAAACCAATCGCAAGAAAAAATTCTGTTATAAGGAGGTCTAAACTTCAtaggaagagtataaatAGGACCAGAAGACTTGATGAACATTCCCAAGCTCCAGAAGTTGTGAAGATAAAAGAGCAGGAGAGTGTTTATCACGATATATCCTTTGGAAATTTAGAAAGTAGGGATCATTTAGAACATAAAGGTATAAAAAGATGCGATCAAAAGTCTAAAGGTAGTAAAGGTACTACAACATCGGAGCGAAACCTAGCTCTCTACACAAAATTCAAGACTCTGATCACGGTATACTCTGATATATTCAACGAGCTTGGTATATATGATGAGATTAAAAAGTTGATACCGTTTTTTCATTGGGACATTTGGCAAAGCATATCACGTGGACAATTGAGAACGTGCAACTGGTCTAAAAATCAGTTTCAGGActatttaaatatattggGAAAATTAGATGATCACATTATCGCCATATATgatgatatttttaaaactgtAACTACATTATCTGATAATGTAAAAGAAAGTCAACCTCAAAAGGATTTGAAGGAGCAATTAACTCCAGAGCTTATACAGAGCATGTTCGAAAATATTGCTAACAATTACAAATCAGAAATCAGTAGTAAACGGTCTAAGAACCTTGGCTGCATTAAAAACTTTTTTGAACGCCAAATTTTGAAGGCGATCGAAAGTATTATTTCTAATAGTATAACTCCCTACAGTACAGTCGCACATGAGTTGATCggcaaatttataaacatagGTgacaaaaaacaaaaggaGAGATTGTCTGCAGAGAATTATTTCGAATACTTGTATGGGAAGGTAATGGAACCAAGAATTTTTCAGGATCCTCGAAATATAGAGCGCTTGAACATATACCATAAACATGTATTTACTGATTGGATGATTAAGTTTATTGGTACTGGATCTAAAATGCCAGCCCTCACACGTTTAACATCGTCAATGGCATTTTTTAGAAAACTATCCCCCTATATATGGTTGTTCGATTGTGGAGAAGGTATTAAACACGGTTTGGAAATTCTTAATCATGATCCCACCAATGttaacaaaatttttataacACATTTGCACGGTGATCACTGTTTGGGTTTATTTGCGTTCCTCTACATGAGGAGAAATGTTCCCTTGGAAGTTTATGGACCAACTGGCATCAGAGATTTCATACATGAAGTTCATAAAAGAACTTCATGTATGGAGAATCTTGATTGTATTGTCTATGAACTTGAAGTAAATGGAAACAATAAAAAGAGCGAAAATAACATTAAAGGTCAAACTTTTGTCCCAGACACATCTGGCTGTCTAAAAGtttttgaagatgaagttTGCACTGTACACGCTGCACCATTGGATCATAAAATGCCTACAGTTGGATATGTTATCACAGAAAAGTTCAAAGATTCTAATTTGGGGAAGGTCCCAAGAAAGATTGTTATTTGTCAGGATTCTTCGAATAGCGATAAAATGATCCCAATTGCTAAAGATGCAACTATACTTATTCACGAAGCTACTATTAATTCCCCAACTCCGTCGACTTCGAATATTCTATTAAGCCTTATTAGAGACTATAAATCTGTAGAATTCTCTAAAGGGGTTGTTGGTGCATTGTTCAACTTTGCTTCAAGTCTAGATCTTAGAATAAATTGCCTTTCCCATACAAAGGCAAATTTAAACCTTTTTCTTTCAAAAAATCTCTCTACTATGTTGGGAAAACTTGATTGCACTAAAGAACTGATCGATGGATTTATAAAAGCCCCGAAAATTCATCCGAACGATATGCAGAAGCAGGTCCTAAAGCAAGATAAAACTAGATCGGAATATATTTGTAAACAATACAAATTCATGAAATTGAATTGGTTGTCACAAATAAAGAATCTAATATCTAGATTGAAGTTAATTAAGGAATTGAATAAACTTGGAACCCCGATTAAAAGACTAAAAAAACACACATCATTATTGCTTAGGATTAATTCACTTCTGCAAAATGAATTTTCATTTAGGAAAACGAGTTTAGCATATAATAATATTCTTGTTGGATTTAGCAATGAATTGAAATTTAAGGGACCTAATCGATCTGAAACACCAAAAATTGAGATGCTTGATAGCATTTATTCCCAGATATATGAATATTGGGATGAACACAACacagaaaaagaaaaaatcAGAAATCCTGAAGATAAAGACTGGTGGAAGCTTTTAAATAAAATAACAGAAAGCTATGGGCATTCAACAAGCCCACTAGCTGCGGATTTTGCAATTAAAACAGATGCAAAACGTCTTATTTTGACACATTTTACAAGC AAATACGCCGGCGACAGCAAACTATCAAGCGTTCTTACCATGGCTAGGATAGAACACGATGCAAG aatGACAATTAAAAACCATTTTAAGAGTAAACCTACAAAATTAGAGAGGTCGATTCCAGTAACGGCAGCGTGGGATGGATATGTTATAACATTGTAG
- a CDS encoding hypothetical protein (encoded by transcript BEWA_033580A), which translates to MEQRPTTSDTYLMDRLFVRAFSEYWKLLFDDGDLSQYKTIEPELQDVYTIGIHYKASHTGFYNKDDAHSIYPKDIEHVREKDTFHNSLLTKIEDERFKKLRITAELQEAFELLAICCESLNLISPNELIDDIHTENIKYLMLPYLISHVLMEKPDINNRFFVLRRVQVYLNQFINKFSRLEIAGSKGSNTEYTEKRQYGTGTERSEKIQRAIYERDLLKSIKTILASFSSVDEFFENATSHITDKEETVRAILIDFLKLFHLYSINHLESIKMELPFTEMREKNKITPHTHETEDNKTKPWFLHIDANSKIDPSVIQILYKHMVFLPGHNLPTISLDECARIEMEMDVKTIGKDEVCIKRKESGESLIDKAEVNDSDDESVCTEDEAKWSDWKDDHPKGSGNKLANIG; encoded by the exons ATGGAACAAAGACCTACGACTTCTGATACTTATCTTATGGATAGGTTATTTGTAAGAGCCTTTTCAGAGTACTGGAAGCTGTTGTTTGATGACGGTGATTTGAGTCAGTACAAGACAATTGAACCTGAATTACAGGATGTTTATACTATAGGAATACACTACAAGGCTTCTCATACTGGTTTTTATAATAAGGATGATGCACATTCCATATACCCCAAAGACATAGAACATGTAAGAGAAAAGGATACTTTCCATAACA GTCTTTTAACTAAAATCGAAGATGAAAGATTTAAGAAGTTACGAATAACAGCAGAATTGCAAGAAGCATTTGAATTGCTTGCAATTTGTTGTGAATCACTCAATTTGATATCACCAAACGAATTGATTGATGATATACATAcggaaaatataaagtacTTGATGTTACCGTATCTTATCTCACATGTTTTAATGGAAAAACCGGATATAAACAATAGATTCTTTGTTCTCAGACGTGTACAG GTTTATCTAAATCAGTTTATAAACAAGTTTTCGAGACTAGAAATAGCAGGTAGCAAGGGATCAAACACAGAGTATACTGAAAAAAGGCAGTATGGAACTGGAACAGAACGAAGCgaaaaaatacaaagagCCATATACGAAAGGGATTTGCTGAAATCAATTAAAACTATACTTGcatccttttcttctgtagatgaattttttgaaaat GCAACATCGCATATCACGGACAAGGAAGAAACTGTTAGAGCTATTTTGATCGATTTTTTAAAACT ATTTCATCTATATTCTATAAATCATCTTGAATCAATAAaaatg GAACTCCCATTTACGGAAATGAGAGAAAAAAATAAAATCACGCCACATACACACG AAACTGAGGATAATAAAACTAAGCCATGGTTCTTACACATTGATGCTAACTCCAAA ATTGATCCTTCAGtgatacaaattttataCAAACACATGGTTTTTCTGCCAGGACACA ACCTTCCTACTATATCCTTGGATGAGTGTGCACGCATAGAAATGGAAATGGATGT AAAAACAATTGGGAAGGATGAAGTATGCATCAAGAGAAAAGAAAGCGGGGAGTCTCTGATTGACAAAGCGGAAGTGAAT GACTCCGATGATGAGAGTGTGTGTACTGAAGATGAAGCTAAGTGGAGTGATTGGAAAGATGATCACCCAAAAGGAAGCGGAAATAAGCTAGCGAACATTGGTTGA
- a CDS encoding hypothetical protein (encoded by transcript BEWA_033600A): MSSSEKIRCAHILLKHTESRNPVNRRTNQKVFRTKDEANREIADILVRLKEAVNLGHEFKRIATDISECSSAKNGGDLGYFDRFTMQKPFTEAAFRLKVDEISDIVDTDSGIHIIYRIA, translated from the coding sequence ATGAGCAGCTCAGAAAAGATTCGTTGCGCACATATATTGCTCAAGCATACTGAATCCAGAAATCCTGTAAATAGAAGAACAAACCAAAAGGTTTTCAGGACTAAGGATGAAGCGAACCGAGAAATTGCTGACATATTAGTAAGGCTAAAGGAGGCAGTAAATTTGGGGCACGAGTTCAAAAGAATAGCTACGGATATTTCAGAATGCTCCAGTGCAAAAAACGGTGGAGATCTAGGCTATTTTGACAGGTTTACTATGCAAAAACCCTTCACAGAAGCTGCATTTAGACTTAAAGTCGATGAAATTAGCGATATAGTGGATACAGATTCTGGAATCCACATCATCTATAGAATTGCCTaa